AAGCGATTTTCAGCGTTCTGCTCAGATAAATGGTCAAGCACTTTACGCTTGCTTGCTTTAGACAAGCTTTCATACGCTGCTGTATCTTCACAAGCTTGACGGGTAAGACTTTCTTGCGCAATTTGCTCAAACAAAGCAAAAACCTGTTGCCAGTCCTTTTTACTGCTTTGTGCCAACAACAACTCAAGTTTGCTTTGGCATTGGCTGACAAACTGACTCACTTGGCCTAGCGCCGTTTTATTGGGGTGTGACTCCCCAAGAAGTTGCTGTTTCAACTGCTGTGCCTCGCTTTGCAAGGCTTTTATGTTACTAGGCGTTGTGGTTTCTGCTGTTAGCTTAGCATTAAGCGCTTCAAGCGTAGCTTTTACTGAAGACAATTGCTCGGCACTTTCTTGCTTGTGTTTTGACTGCACTTGTTGTCGCTGACCAAATATTTGATCATTTATGGCGCGAAACTGTTGCCATAAACGGTTTTCTTTCTTCGCACCAGCGTATCCAACTGTCTTCCATTGTTCTTGCAGTCGTTTAACACGGTTAACCGCATCAAAAACAGCTTGTTCGTCGTCCATATGACTAGCGAGTGATTGTGCCTCATCAATTAGCGCCTGTTTGGCTTTTTCATTGTCGTCGTGATAATGATTAATCGCCATACGCACAGGCTTAGAGAGCGTTTGATATTCTTGGTTGATGTTGCGATAAACTTTGCGATCGACATCTCCGGCATTTCGCCACTGTTGATTTAACTTGTTAAAGCTCGATTCTATCGTCTTAAAATCAATATCCTTGCTAGATAGCTGTTCAGTAAGCAACTTCAGATGTTCAATCAGCTCTTTTCGTGTCGCTAAATGTGCATCGCGAATTTTTTCTTGTTCCGCATAAAACAAACGACAAGGAGCAAAGGCCTGCTCGCAAGCTTGGTTAAATGCTTGGTTGAGTTCACGATCAACTTCTTCATCGGCGTGACCTAACGTATTCCACGTTTTTCTATACCATTTAACTTTGTCAGCTTGCTCATTCGGATTATCGAGCGGAGTCTCAGCAAGCGCTTTAATTTCTTGCAGTAACTCTTTCTTACGTGGCGTGGCAATGTAGTGCTCCCAGTCACTTAACTCTGCCATTTTCTCTGACAAATGCTCAAAATCACGATGTAGTTTACGTTGAAGCTCTTCCGTCAACTCGTTATAGGCGCGTTTGAATTTGTTAAATACACCAAATGCCGCATTGTATTTGCCCGACGCTAACAAACGTTTCAAGTCAGACACTTTACGCTGGGTTTGGCGCAGCAACTGTTCTTGCTCTTTTTCAAGTGGTGCCAACGCTGCTAACCAAGCTGTTTTCACTTCTTTGTGCGCTGCAATAATTGATTCAGGCAATACGCCACTGGCTTGGCGCATATTTTCTTGCCAATCTCTAAGCCAAGATTTGAAGATACCTTGCTTGTCAGATAATTCTGATTGGCTTACTGGTGGCGTTTGCTGCGACATTCTGGCAATTAACTGCGTAGCATTAGCCACAGAAGCGGCAATTTCATTCACTTTGGAAAGCTTGTTGGCCAGCTCTTGTGATTGTACCAACAACGATTTTACCGCTTGTTCACTAAGCACCGACGCTTTTACTAGGCGTTCAAATTCTGCAATATCATTCAGCAATTGCTGCTCGTCAAGACTAGCATTTTCAAAAATAGCTTCACTTATTGCTTGTGTTGTTGACGATAAAAATTGCTCAAAATCTTGCTGTTGGTCTTGTTGCTGTTGGGCAACTTTGGCTGCTATTTGTGCTTGTTGGTACTGCTCTGCTTTAGCAATGAAAACCTTATCCAATGTAGCGTTAATCGTTACGTATTTTTCATTGAACGTTTGCGCACTTTCTTCTGAGAGTAGCTGAAATTGTTCGCTTAGCACTTGCCATTCTTTTTCTAACTCAGCGCGCTTTGATAAAACCACACCATAGTCAGTCACATCTTTTAATGCTAATAGCTTAGACAAGTTCAATTGAGCATCTTTGGTAATTTTTATCGGTGCCTGTTCAGCTTCTTTTAGCGCCGTAATTTTATTGTTTAACAGCGTTGATGCCGACTCAAGGTTAACCTTCTTGGCAAGCTTTTCTAGCGAATCAATGTCACTATTGTTATCAATAATATATTGCCATAGCGCTAGTTGATTCTTTTGCTGAGCGATACTCACCAGCAAGTGAGGCTTATCAAGCTTGCTAAACAATGCCAGAATAAGGTCAATCGAATTGGTTTGGTTTAAAACCTGCTCAGCTAACGCTTTATTTAGCTGCTCGCCAAACTCTATACGCTTTTCAATGCTTAATTGGGTGTCGTCACTGGCGATGTGTTCAACAATTTTTTGCTCAGCAACTCGGCGAATTGAGCTGGCACTGTCGTTAGTTAGCGCTTGTTGCCAAAGCGAATAATCATTCAATTTTAACAGCGCAGCACGTCGCACAAGCGCACTCTCGTCTTCACTGGCAAGCTGACGAATAATTTGCTCATCTTGTGCTTCGTTTAATTGTAATTCTTGCTCGATGCAGCTAACCCGAACGCTTGGGTCTTGGTGCTGCCAATTCGCTTTTGAAGCGAATAACTTTGAAAAGATCATAGATCCGTAAACCTAGCAATATTGTTCTGTTCAGGGGGTGTTGAAGATTGCTCTTGGCTATTACTAAATTCAGCCTTCAACTCACGTTTGCTTTTACTGACAATTTCACCATTTTCACCAACAGTGAGCATTTCTTTTGATTTAAGTACGCGTGCCTGATACGCCATTACAATCTGCATGGCAGTATCGCGCTGTGCTTGATCGACGTTGGTGCCTTCCGGCCACTTTCCCGTTTCTGCGGCACACTTGAAACGTTCAAACATATCCTCAGAAAGATTATCTACAACTTGAATGATATCCATTTATTTTAATTTTCTTTTCACTAATAAAATTCTAACGCGAGTAACGATATACAGAATGAAACCGATCACTGTGCTACTCATGGCGGTAACATACTGCCAGCTACCTGGCTGAGCGTTTTGCCAAAATAAAAACAAAAAACCGCCACAAAATAGCAACATGGCGATAAAAGAATGCGTCATTAAAGATTGTTGCTGCTTAATGCGTTTTTCACGCTCAAAACTGGCGAGTTTTTCTTGGTCTACGCCCTTAAGCGGAACGCCACAATGGCTACAAGATTCACTTTTATCAGATATTTTTTTACGGCAAGACGGGCAATTGATAACAGCCATATAGCTTCCTGTTTTTCTAAATACCTCGGTATTTTAACCAAAAAAAACGCCCTTGCGGGCGTTTTTTCTTGGATTATCGATTATTTTTTATCGCGCCAAATGTCGGCATTTTTTATGCCTAACTTATCAGGGTCAAAACTATACTCTTCAACCCCTTCTTGCTGCTGACGCTCATAGTCTTTCAGTGCTTTTATAGCTGGTTTAGCCATAAAGAAAATCACTAAAATACCAATAATGTTTAACCAGGCCATTAAGCCAACACCAACATCACCTAAGCCCCATGCAATATCTGCTGCTTTTACCGTACCGTAGAAAGTGGCCACCATAATGGCAACTTTTAACAAGAAGGTTAAGGCAGGGATTTTGAACGTACGCTTGATGTAAGCAACGTTGTTTTCCGCAATAAAGTAGTAAGCCAAAATAGTGGTAAACGCAAAGAAGAACAAGGCTAATGCAATAAATGGTTTACCAATGCCTGGCAGCATGCCTTCCACAGCAATTTGGGTAAATGCTGGGCTGTTAGCTGCAACATCAGCGGCTACATTTTGAATAATAAAGGCATCGCCCGCGCCGTGAACATTGTACGCGCCCGTGATCAAAATCATAAAGGCTGTTGCTGAACAAACAAATAGCGTGTCAATGTAAACAGAGAAAGCTTGTACTAAACCTTGCTGAGCAGGATGCTTAACTTCGGCAGCAGCTGCCGCATGAGGGCCAGTACCCTGACCCGCTTCATTTGAATATACACCGCGTTTAACACCCCAACCAATGGCTGCACCAACACCTGCCATTGGTGAGAATGCATCGTTGATAATCATCATGAAAACGCCTGGCAATTTATCGATATTAAGCGCGATCATCACACAAGCAATAATGATGTATGCCAATGCCATAAATGGCACGACAACCTGAGTGAAATTAGCAATACGCTTAACACCACCGAAGATGATAAAGCCAAGCAATAACACAATGGCAACCGCTGTATACACTTTAGTGATAGCGAGCGGGCCAAAGGCCGTGTCAACAACATGCCCTTGACCAAAGACCATAGTCACCGCTTCACCAATACTGTTTGACTGCACCGTTGGCAACAACACACCACAGGCTAAAATGGTTGCTATGGCAAATATCCATGCATACCATTTTTGACCCATTGCTTTTTCAATGTAATAAGCTGGACCACCACGGTATAAGCCATCGTGCTCTTCTTTGAATATTTGTGCATTCGTAGATTCGATATAAGCAGTCGCAGCACCAAAAAACGCGACAACCCACATCCAAAATACCGCGCCAGGGCCACCGAAACCGATGGCAGCGGCAACACCTGCAATATTACCCGTACCAACGCGACCAGAGAGTGAAACCGCTAATGCCTGAAAAGAAGAAATGCCCTGCTCAGAGCTTTTTCCTGACAGCAGCAGGCGCCACATTTCGCGAAAATGGCGAACTTGCACAAAACGGGTAATAACTGAGAAAAATAAACCTGCGCCTAGGCACAAATAAATAAGCGCAGGGCTCCATATCACGCTGTTAAGCGTATTGACTAGTTCTAACACTAATTAACTCCAATATTGTTATTGTTTTTATTGTCATGTTTCCTGAAATCGTTATTTCTATCGCAGATCGTCTACCACATGGTAAACCGCTGTTAAGACGTCGCGACCAAATAAGCTGCTTCGTTCACCTGACCAGCCAACGCTATAATCTGGCAATAAAGCATTGTCTTTAAATGGCATTTCAATGGTATAAGCTAAACACTTAAAAGTTTCACCAACCCAGTTGCTACCTACGGTTAAGTTAGCTTGGCCTGGTTCATCTTTGTCGTAGCCTTTTTCATCTTGGAATTCAGGCGTAATCGCTAAAAGCACTTGTTTAAACTTGTCTTCTAACGCTTTATGACGTTCGTCGTATGAAGGACAGCCTTCACAACCAGCAACGAAGTTATAAGGTAACGCTTCATCACCATGAATATCAAGGTGCATATCAACACCTGTCTGCTTCATTTTTTCAGTGACGAGGAAAACTTCCGGGCTTTGTTCCATAGATGGCGACTGCCATTCGCGGTTTAAGTTAACACCAATCGCATTGGTTCTTAAGTGGCCGCGCACACTGCCATCAGGGTTCATATTCGGCACTATGTAGAATACAGCTTTGTTTAACAGTGCACGTGCAACACCGTCATCTTCATCTAATAAACGGTCAATAAAGCCCTCGACAAACCACTCTGCCATCGTTTCACCTGGGTGTTGGCGAGCAGTGATCCAAACGGCTTTTTTGTCTGCCCCTTCTTCACCTATTTTTAACAATGACATATCACGACCATCTAAGGTTTGACCTAATACCTGTAGTTCACAGTCGATGTCTAATTGCGCTTGATGTAATAGGTCTTGATGACGCTCATAGCTGTATGGCTGGAAGTAAGCAAAATAAACCGAATCAAATTCCGGCATAAAAGTGATTTTAAGCTCTTGCCCATCAAATTCGGTAGGCACACGGAACCAATGCTCGCGATCGTAAGAGGCTACTGCTTGATAATCGTGCCAGCCCTCCACATAGGCTGATTGCCCAGCATTGACGATGCGAATGTTATGCTCAACACGCTCATTGTTGTGTAATTTAAAGTGAAACCATTGATAGAATTCTGAGCCGTTATCTTTGTTAATGGCTAGTTGAATATCGCTTGGATCATTAGCTGCTAATACTTGAATATTGCCGCTGTCGAAGTTAGAAGAAATTTGCATAACGTTTGTTTTATTGCTCTGACATGAAGCCGTAGTGTACACAAAGCCTTAAGTGATCAGAAGTTTTAATAAAAACATGACATCGAATGACTGTCAGCAACAAGTTACAGCGTACTTTTAGAGCTACTTTACTCCCCTTTACCACTTCCCCTTCTTACTTCCTAACACACGTGTCTAGATTGCATCTATTGGCTTGCGGGGCTATCTTAGCACTAGCCACGACAAGCTTTACTTAGCACATAACTTTAACGACAAAAGAATAACAAGGATCTAAATATGAAGCTCTTTACCTTTCCGCCCGCACCAAACCCTTTGCGCGTTAGCTATTTTTTAAAATACAAAGGGCTAGAAATTGAAACTGAAATTATCGATTTAAAAGAGAAACAACAATTTAACGCCGAGTATGTCGCGGTAAACCCAAATGCCACCGTACCAGCTCTGTTATTAGACGATAATACGTTACTAACAGACAGTATCGCGATTTGTGCTTACCTAGAGCGTAAGCACCCAGAAAAACCCTTATTTGGGCAGAATGATGAAGAATACGCGCAAGTCATCGGCTGGTGCCACAAACTATACGTTGAAGGGTTTAGTGCGGTTGCAGAGGTGTTGCGAAACGGTAGTGAATTTTTTGCTGATCGCGCCCTACCCGGCTTAACGCCAATAAAGCAATTACCAGCATTAGTTGAGCGTGGCCAAACCCGTATTGGACTATTCTGGAATATGCTTGATAAACACCTAAGTGAACGCGAATTTGTTGCCGCAAGTGGTTTTAGCCAAGCAGATATAGATGCATACGCTATTTGTCAATTTGCGAGTTGGGTAAAAGCGAGCATTCCGCCAGAATGTGAAAACTTGAATCGCTGGCATCAACAAGTTGCAGCTATTCTTGATTAAAGCCTACTTTGACTAACGCTTAGCACCAGCCGACAAAACTAAAGTATCTATCAGGTAACCTTTTATTAATGTTAAGCACTTGACCCTTTGTTTGACTTCTAATAGCTATCGCTAGAATTTTATTAGCGATGGCTTTTCTTTTACTTTCATTTAACTGATGAGCTCTTCAACTATTGTGCGAACACTTGTTAACTGGCGCCAACATTCGGCTCTAACAAATAGCTAACAAATGGCAATCAAACCGCCAATCAACATTTTGCATTAATTTTGATTCTCAGAATTACTATCAACAGACTTAGTATGATTGAAATGATCGTCGCCGACTAAGATCAAGGTATCAAAAACATCTGCTG
This Thalassotalea euphylliae DNA region includes the following protein-coding sequences:
- a CDS encoding YeaC family protein; the protein is MDIIQVVDNLSEDMFERFKCAAETGKWPEGTNVDQAQRDTAMQIVMAYQARVLKSKEMLTVGENGEIVSKSKRELKAEFSNSQEQSSTPPEQNNIARFTDL
- a CDS encoding M14 family metallopeptidase — translated: MQISSNFDSGNIQVLAANDPSDIQLAINKDNGSEFYQWFHFKLHNNERVEHNIRIVNAGQSAYVEGWHDYQAVASYDREHWFRVPTEFDGQELKITFMPEFDSVYFAYFQPYSYERHQDLLHQAQLDIDCELQVLGQTLDGRDMSLLKIGEEGADKKAVWITARQHPGETMAEWFVEGFIDRLLDEDDGVARALLNKAVFYIVPNMNPDGSVRGHLRTNAIGVNLNREWQSPSMEQSPEVFLVTEKMKQTGVDMHLDIHGDEALPYNFVAGCEGCPSYDERHKALEDKFKQVLLAITPEFQDEKGYDKDEPGQANLTVGSNWVGETFKCLAYTIEMPFKDNALLPDYSVGWSGERSSLFGRDVLTAVYHVVDDLR
- a CDS encoding DUF349 domain-containing protein, producing MIFSKLFASKANWQHQDPSVRVSCIEQELQLNEAQDEQIIRQLASEDESALVRRAALLKLNDYSLWQQALTNDSASSIRRVAEQKIVEHIASDDTQLSIEKRIEFGEQLNKALAEQVLNQTNSIDLILALFSKLDKPHLLVSIAQQKNQLALWQYIIDNNSDIDSLEKLAKKVNLESASTLLNNKITALKEAEQAPIKITKDAQLNLSKLLALKDVTDYGVVLSKRAELEKEWQVLSEQFQLLSEESAQTFNEKYVTINATLDKVFIAKAEQYQQAQIAAKVAQQQQDQQQDFEQFLSSTTQAISEAIFENASLDEQQLLNDIAEFERLVKASVLSEQAVKSLLVQSQELANKLSKVNEIAASVANATQLIARMSQQTPPVSQSELSDKQGIFKSWLRDWQENMRQASGVLPESIIAAHKEVKTAWLAALAPLEKEQEQLLRQTQRKVSDLKRLLASGKYNAAFGVFNKFKRAYNELTEELQRKLHRDFEHLSEKMAELSDWEHYIATPRKKELLQEIKALAETPLDNPNEQADKVKWYRKTWNTLGHADEEVDRELNQAFNQACEQAFAPCRLFYAEQEKIRDAHLATRKELIEHLKLLTEQLSSKDIDFKTIESSFNKLNQQWRNAGDVDRKVYRNINQEYQTLSKPVRMAINHYHDDNEKAKQALIDEAQSLASHMDDEQAVFDAVNRVKRLQEQWKTVGYAGAKKENRLWQQFRAINDQIFGQRQQVQSKHKQESAEQLSSVKATLEALNAKLTAETTTPSNIKALQSEAQQLKQQLLGESHPNKTALGQVSQFVSQCQSKLELLLAQSSKKDWQQVFALFEQIAQESLTRQACEDTAAYESLSKASKRKVLDHLSEQNAENRLALTITLEIIAGVESPAQDQAQRRTIQVELMQQKMNSGELTSAEDKLWSWLNDGQLTAEDLLLIDRAKRIFC
- a CDS encoding zinc ribbon domain-containing protein encodes the protein MAVINCPSCRKKISDKSESCSHCGVPLKGVDQEKLASFEREKRIKQQQSLMTHSFIAMLLFCGGFLFLFWQNAQPGSWQYVTAMSSTVIGFILYIVTRVRILLVKRKLK
- a CDS encoding glutathione S-transferase family protein, whose translation is MKLFTFPPAPNPLRVSYFLKYKGLEIETEIIDLKEKQQFNAEYVAVNPNATVPALLLDDNTLLTDSIAICAYLERKHPEKPLFGQNDEEYAQVIGWCHKLYVEGFSAVAEVLRNGSEFFADRALPGLTPIKQLPALVERGQTRIGLFWNMLDKHLSEREFVAASGFSQADIDAYAICQFASWVKASIPPECENLNRWHQQVAAILD
- a CDS encoding alanine/glycine:cation symporter family protein, whose amino-acid sequence is MLELVNTLNSVIWSPALIYLCLGAGLFFSVITRFVQVRHFREMWRLLLSGKSSEQGISSFQALAVSLSGRVGTGNIAGVAAAIGFGGPGAVFWMWVVAFFGAATAYIESTNAQIFKEEHDGLYRGGPAYYIEKAMGQKWYAWIFAIATILACGVLLPTVQSNSIGEAVTMVFGQGHVVDTAFGPLAITKVYTAVAIVLLLGFIIFGGVKRIANFTQVVVPFMALAYIIIACVMIALNIDKLPGVFMMIINDAFSPMAGVGAAIGWGVKRGVYSNEAGQGTGPHAAAAAEVKHPAQQGLVQAFSVYIDTLFVCSATAFMILITGAYNVHGAGDAFIIQNVAADVAANSPAFTQIAVEGMLPGIGKPFIALALFFFAFTTILAYYFIAENNVAYIKRTFKIPALTFLLKVAIMVATFYGTVKAADIAWGLGDVGVGLMAWLNIIGILVIFFMAKPAIKALKDYERQQQEGVEEYSFDPDKLGIKNADIWRDKK